A genomic segment from Bacteroidia bacterium encodes:
- the gldN gene encoding gliding motility protein GldN, which yields MKNGIKYCLMFALAAFFSAGVSGQTVINPNAPYDSPYLKEHINQRKPIPYTYLREADVMFAKRIWRVIDMREKINLPLYYPTEPIKNRLCLFDVIRKGLEEGALHAYDRPAIDDEFQYEMPLSLVKSKLNSMDTVLTPNINTGLMDTVLVPRQIDAAKITQFWVKEDWFFDKQRSVMEVRIIGIAPMVEKIDQNGDFRGYEPLFWVYFPECRPYFAQYEVFNRFNDAERRTFDDIFHKRLFSSYIRKESNVYDRVIVEYAKSIDALFESDRIKNDLFLMEHDMWHF from the coding sequence ATGAAAAATGGTATTAAGTATTGTCTGATGTTCGCCCTTGCGGCGTTCTTTTCGGCCGGAGTGTCGGGACAGACCGTAATTAATCCGAATGCGCCGTATGACAGCCCCTATCTTAAGGAGCATATCAATCAGCGTAAGCCCATTCCTTATACCTATCTCCGGGAGGCGGATGTAATGTTCGCTAAGCGTATCTGGAGAGTAATTGATATGAGGGAGAAAATTAATCTTCCGCTCTACTATCCCACCGAGCCCATAAAAAACAGATTATGTCTGTTTGATGTGATCCGGAAAGGCCTGGAGGAAGGTGCTCTTCACGCGTATGATCGTCCGGCGATTGATGATGAGTTCCAGTACGAAATGCCCCTGTCACTGGTGAAATCCAAGTTGAATTCCATGGATACCGTTCTGACACCGAACATCAATACGGGACTCATGGATACTGTACTTGTTCCCCGCCAGATCGACGCTGCAAAGATCACTCAGTTTTGGGTAAAGGAAGACTGGTTTTTTGATAAGCAGCGAAGTGTGATGGAAGTGAGAATCATTGGTATTGCTCCCATGGTCGAAAAGATCGATCAGAACGGCGATTTCAGGGGCTATGAGCCGCTCTTCTGGGTTTACTTCCCGGAGTGCCGCCCTTATTTTGCCCAGTACGAAGTGTTTAACCGTTTTAACGACGCGGAGCGCAGAACGTTTGATGATATCTTCCATAAACGCCTTTTCAGCAGCTATATCCGTAAGGAGAGCAACGTGTATGACCGGGTAATTGTAGAATATGCCAAGAGTATTGATGCATTGTTTGAGAGTGACCGGATTAAGAACGATCTGTTCCTGATGGAGCACGACATGTGGCATTTCTGA